In the Clavelina lepadiformis chromosome 8, kaClaLepa1.1, whole genome shotgun sequence genome, one interval contains:
- the LOC143469107 gene encoding BMP-binding endothelial regulator protein-like isoform X1, which translates to MMRFVYVMTACRGHGIVVNAAQVVWRGRESECKATTTLPQREKNSGGSTRTIESKVMTGNDSTQCRKSAAFHNRRWKRYLARLSNYDIVTADQDVRVKPTFILSLLMVAGYVLQAQGQLIVGMKEKCTNEGGKVEIERITSDPCITCLCKRGTVKCSRQRCPSLTCHILLKGHDQCCPYYCQECVAGNETFQSSRHWNSFPESSCDMYNCNDGILMRSQKQCHVPCNNPLPPSDGQCCPSCSGCQVGGRSFFNGQRFLDPADPCIECSCEHGNARCSRKVCPVLACGGRMVRTKPGNCCPQCVGKRYVFDLGTGDCWFQRDILRHLEEVTLDVCTQCTCMNGTVVCHRQTCPEKLSCAESEHIYPPFKCCPICHREELRNCTDEIGEQRKHGTTWSQPRQPCQSCRCHNGTTTCTEMTCDDVSTRCGRGQVLENVPGKCCKTCVDEPGICTVFGDPHYRTFDGRPFNFQGDCSYMLAKDCREQNFTVTAQNDAKRSRAFAWTKTIFLHLYATDSHSAIDISLHQHLIAKLNGRKLAIPYHDQHLMIVVDRGYLLVWTGDGLSLKWDGDSFLEIGASPRYRGALCGLCGNFNGFPRDDLIGSDGRFKRDKDSFAESWRIGEDRAKCSRPNYDARPADPCSRSLSLKLRARRKCSVFKSPKFRPCYDVVDPTEYYRSCLTDTCECPRARKCACEAIKAYTDACARRSVAITWKRQLYCKKLCRNGKVYSSCGPACKMTCKNYQNKRRTKRCMRRPCVAGCHCAAGYVMHKKRCVKTSACSQLTTSPNKFHPKENPFTSILDPWS; encoded by the exons ATGATGCGATTTGTTTATGTGATGACAGCTTGCAGGGGTCATGGGATAGTTGTTAATGCTGCTCAAGTTGTCTGGCGCGGTCGAGAAAGCGAATGCAAAGCGACAACGACACTACCTCAACGCGAGAAGAATAGCGGCGGAAGTACAAGGACAATAGAATCGAAAGTAATGACCGGAAATGATTCAACCCAATGTAGAAAATCCGCTGCATTTCACAATCGCAGATGGAAACGCTATTTGGCGCGATTAAGCAATTACGACATAGTAACAGCGGACCAGGATGTACGGGTGAAGCCTACCTTCATTCTAAGTCTTCTGATGGTTGCAGGATATGTCTTACAAGCCCAAGGACAGTTGATAGTAG GTATGAAAGAAAAGTGTACCAACGAGGGCGGAAAGGTTGAAATCGAACGAATCACAAGTGACCCCTGCATCACGTGCTTATGCAAG CGTGGGACGGTGAAGTGCTCAAGGCAGCGGTGTCCATCCCTAACTTGCCACATTCTATTAAAGGGCCACGATCAATGTTGTCCTTATTATTGTCAAG AATGTGTCGCCGGGAACGAAACATTCCAATCCTCGCGGCACTGGAACTCTTTTCCGGAGTCCTCGTGCGACATGTACAACTGCAAT GATGGAATTTTAATGCGATCTCAGAAACAATGTCATGTGCCTTGCAACAATCCTTTGCCGCCCTCTGACGGACAGTGCTGCCCTTCTTGTTCgg GTTGCCAGGTGGGAGGTCGAAGTTTCTTCAACGGCCAGAGGTTCCTTGATCCGGCCGATCCCTGCATCGAGTGCTCTTGCGAG CATGGTAACGCTAGGTGCTCGAGGAAGGTCTGCCCGGTGCTGGCATGCGGGGGACGCATGGTACGAACGAAGCCTGGCAACTGCTGCCCCCAGTGTGTAG GCAAACGCTACGTGTTCGATCTTGGAACTGGGGATTGTTGGTTCCAGCGAGATATCCTCCGACATCTCGAAGAAGTCACTCTCGACGTTTGTACACAGTGCACTTGCATG AACGGAACTGTAGTATGCCATCGGCAAACTTGTCCGGAAAAGCTTTCTTGTGCGGAGTCGGAACACATTTATCCGCCTTTTAAATGTTGCCCAATTTGCCACCGTGAAGAGCTGCGGAATTGCACAGACGAAATCGGAGAGCAGAGGAAG CATGGAACTACCTGGAGTCAACCGCGCCAACCTTGTCAGTCCTGTCGATGTCATAATGGAACGACGACGTGTACGGAAATGACGTGTGATGACGTATCAACAAGGTGCGGGAGG GGTCAAGTACTAGAGAACGTTCCTGGGAAATGCTGTAAAACCTGCGTGGACG AGCCCGGTATATGCACTGTGTTCGGCGACCCTCATTACCGGACCTTCGACGGTCGACCATTCAACTTCCAGGGAGATTGCTCGTACATGCTGGCCAAAGATTGCCGGGAACAAAACTTCACTGTGACGGCACAGAACGACGCGAAACGTTCCCGCGCTTTCGCCTGGACCAAgacaatatttcttcatctttaTGCTACTG ATAGTCATTCCGCAATCGACATTTCTCTTCATCAACATTTAATCGCGAAGTTAAACGGTCGCAAGCTGGCGATACCTTACCATGACCAGCACTTGATGATTGTCGTAGATCGAGGTTATCTGCTGGTGTGGACTGGCGATG GATTGTCCTTGAAATGGGACGGGGACAGTTTTCTCGAAATAGGGGCTTCTCCTCGTTACCGGGGCGCCTTGTGCGGACTCTGCGGGAATTTCAACGGGTTTCCTAGGGACGATTTGATCGGTAGCGATGGCAGGTTCAAACGTGACAAGGACAGTTTCGCCGAATCGTGGAGAATCGGGGAAGATCGAGCCAAGTGTTCGAGGCCCAATTATGACGCAAG ACCCGCAGACCCCTGCAGCAGAAGTTTATCCCTGAAGCTGAGGGCTCGTAGGAAATGCTCGGTTTTTAAAAGTCCCAAATTCAGGCCTTGCTACGATGTGGTCGATCCGACAGAATATTACAG GTCCTGTCTCACAGACACGTGCGAATGTCCGAGAGCGCGAAAGTGCGCGTGCGAGGCGATCAAAGCGTACACCGACGCATGTGCGCGCCGAAGCGTAGCAATCACGTGGAAAAGACAACTTTATTGCAAAA AACTTTGTAGAAACGGAAAAGTTTATTCAAGCTGTGGACCAGCGTGTAAGATGACGTGCAA GAATTATCAGAATAAGCGAAGAACCAAGCGGTGCATGCGTCGACCGTGCGTGGCCGGTTGTCACTGTGCAGCTGGTTACGTCATGCACAAAAAGCGCTGCGTGAAGACATCAGCTTGTTCACAGCTGACGACATCACCAAACAAGTTTCACCCAAAGGAAAATCCCTTTACTAGCATTCTTGATCCCTGGTCGTGA
- the LOC143469107 gene encoding BMP-binding endothelial regulator protein-like isoform X2 has translation METLFGAIKQLRHSNSGPGCTGEAYLHSKSSDGCRICLTSPRTVDSMKEKCTNEGGKVEIERITSDPCITCLCKRGTVKCSRQRCPSLTCHILLKGHDQCCPYYCQECVAGNETFQSSRHWNSFPESSCDMYNCNDGILMRSQKQCHVPCNNPLPPSDGQCCPSCSGCQVGGRSFFNGQRFLDPADPCIECSCEHGNARCSRKVCPVLACGGRMVRTKPGNCCPQCVGKRYVFDLGTGDCWFQRDILRHLEEVTLDVCTQCTCMNGTVVCHRQTCPEKLSCAESEHIYPPFKCCPICHREELRNCTDEIGEQRKHGTTWSQPRQPCQSCRCHNGTTTCTEMTCDDVSTRCGRGQVLENVPGKCCKTCVDEPGICTVFGDPHYRTFDGRPFNFQGDCSYMLAKDCREQNFTVTAQNDAKRSRAFAWTKTIFLHLYATDSHSAIDISLHQHLIAKLNGRKLAIPYHDQHLMIVVDRGYLLVWTGDGLSLKWDGDSFLEIGASPRYRGALCGLCGNFNGFPRDDLIGSDGRFKRDKDSFAESWRIGEDRAKCSRPNYDARPADPCSRSLSLKLRARRKCSVFKSPKFRPCYDVVDPTEYYRSCLTDTCECPRARKCACEAIKAYTDACARRSVAITWKRQLYCKKLCRNGKVYSSCGPACKMTCKNYQNKRRTKRCMRRPCVAGCHCAAGYVMHKKRCVKTSACSQLTTSPNKFHPKENPFTSILDPWS, from the exons ATGGAAACGCTATTTGGCGCGATTAAGCAATTACGACATAGTAACAGCGGACCAGGATGTACGGGTGAAGCCTACCTTCATTCTAAGTCTTCTGATGGTTGCAGGATATGTCTTACAAGCCCAAGGACAGTTGATA GTATGAAAGAAAAGTGTACCAACGAGGGCGGAAAGGTTGAAATCGAACGAATCACAAGTGACCCCTGCATCACGTGCTTATGCAAG CGTGGGACGGTGAAGTGCTCAAGGCAGCGGTGTCCATCCCTAACTTGCCACATTCTATTAAAGGGCCACGATCAATGTTGTCCTTATTATTGTCAAG AATGTGTCGCCGGGAACGAAACATTCCAATCCTCGCGGCACTGGAACTCTTTTCCGGAGTCCTCGTGCGACATGTACAACTGCAAT GATGGAATTTTAATGCGATCTCAGAAACAATGTCATGTGCCTTGCAACAATCCTTTGCCGCCCTCTGACGGACAGTGCTGCCCTTCTTGTTCgg GTTGCCAGGTGGGAGGTCGAAGTTTCTTCAACGGCCAGAGGTTCCTTGATCCGGCCGATCCCTGCATCGAGTGCTCTTGCGAG CATGGTAACGCTAGGTGCTCGAGGAAGGTCTGCCCGGTGCTGGCATGCGGGGGACGCATGGTACGAACGAAGCCTGGCAACTGCTGCCCCCAGTGTGTAG GCAAACGCTACGTGTTCGATCTTGGAACTGGGGATTGTTGGTTCCAGCGAGATATCCTCCGACATCTCGAAGAAGTCACTCTCGACGTTTGTACACAGTGCACTTGCATG AACGGAACTGTAGTATGCCATCGGCAAACTTGTCCGGAAAAGCTTTCTTGTGCGGAGTCGGAACACATTTATCCGCCTTTTAAATGTTGCCCAATTTGCCACCGTGAAGAGCTGCGGAATTGCACAGACGAAATCGGAGAGCAGAGGAAG CATGGAACTACCTGGAGTCAACCGCGCCAACCTTGTCAGTCCTGTCGATGTCATAATGGAACGACGACGTGTACGGAAATGACGTGTGATGACGTATCAACAAGGTGCGGGAGG GGTCAAGTACTAGAGAACGTTCCTGGGAAATGCTGTAAAACCTGCGTGGACG AGCCCGGTATATGCACTGTGTTCGGCGACCCTCATTACCGGACCTTCGACGGTCGACCATTCAACTTCCAGGGAGATTGCTCGTACATGCTGGCCAAAGATTGCCGGGAACAAAACTTCACTGTGACGGCACAGAACGACGCGAAACGTTCCCGCGCTTTCGCCTGGACCAAgacaatatttcttcatctttaTGCTACTG ATAGTCATTCCGCAATCGACATTTCTCTTCATCAACATTTAATCGCGAAGTTAAACGGTCGCAAGCTGGCGATACCTTACCATGACCAGCACTTGATGATTGTCGTAGATCGAGGTTATCTGCTGGTGTGGACTGGCGATG GATTGTCCTTGAAATGGGACGGGGACAGTTTTCTCGAAATAGGGGCTTCTCCTCGTTACCGGGGCGCCTTGTGCGGACTCTGCGGGAATTTCAACGGGTTTCCTAGGGACGATTTGATCGGTAGCGATGGCAGGTTCAAACGTGACAAGGACAGTTTCGCCGAATCGTGGAGAATCGGGGAAGATCGAGCCAAGTGTTCGAGGCCCAATTATGACGCAAG ACCCGCAGACCCCTGCAGCAGAAGTTTATCCCTGAAGCTGAGGGCTCGTAGGAAATGCTCGGTTTTTAAAAGTCCCAAATTCAGGCCTTGCTACGATGTGGTCGATCCGACAGAATATTACAG GTCCTGTCTCACAGACACGTGCGAATGTCCGAGAGCGCGAAAGTGCGCGTGCGAGGCGATCAAAGCGTACACCGACGCATGTGCGCGCCGAAGCGTAGCAATCACGTGGAAAAGACAACTTTATTGCAAAA AACTTTGTAGAAACGGAAAAGTTTATTCAAGCTGTGGACCAGCGTGTAAGATGACGTGCAA GAATTATCAGAATAAGCGAAGAACCAAGCGGTGCATGCGTCGACCGTGCGTGGCCGGTTGTCACTGTGCAGCTGGTTACGTCATGCACAAAAAGCGCTGCGTGAAGACATCAGCTTGTTCACAGCTGACGACATCACCAAACAAGTTTCACCCAAAGGAAAATCCCTTTACTAGCATTCTTGATCCCTGGTCGTGA
- the LOC143469107 gene encoding BMP-binding endothelial regulator protein-like isoform X3: protein MKEKCTNEGGKVEIERITSDPCITCLCKRGTVKCSRQRCPSLTCHILLKGHDQCCPYYCQECVAGNETFQSSRHWNSFPESSCDMYNCNDGILMRSQKQCHVPCNNPLPPSDGQCCPSCSGCQVGGRSFFNGQRFLDPADPCIECSCEHGNARCSRKVCPVLACGGRMVRTKPGNCCPQCVGKRYVFDLGTGDCWFQRDILRHLEEVTLDVCTQCTCMNGTVVCHRQTCPEKLSCAESEHIYPPFKCCPICHREELRNCTDEIGEQRKHGTTWSQPRQPCQSCRCHNGTTTCTEMTCDDVSTRCGRGQVLENVPGKCCKTCVDEPGICTVFGDPHYRTFDGRPFNFQGDCSYMLAKDCREQNFTVTAQNDAKRSRAFAWTKTIFLHLYATDSHSAIDISLHQHLIAKLNGRKLAIPYHDQHLMIVVDRGYLLVWTGDGLSLKWDGDSFLEIGASPRYRGALCGLCGNFNGFPRDDLIGSDGRFKRDKDSFAESWRIGEDRAKCSRPNYDARPADPCSRSLSLKLRARRKCSVFKSPKFRPCYDVVDPTEYYRSCLTDTCECPRARKCACEAIKAYTDACARRSVAITWKRQLYCKKLCRNGKVYSSCGPACKMTCKNYQNKRRTKRCMRRPCVAGCHCAAGYVMHKKRCVKTSACSQLTTSPNKFHPKENPFTSILDPWS from the exons ATGAAAGAAAAGTGTACCAACGAGGGCGGAAAGGTTGAAATCGAACGAATCACAAGTGACCCCTGCATCACGTGCTTATGCAAG CGTGGGACGGTGAAGTGCTCAAGGCAGCGGTGTCCATCCCTAACTTGCCACATTCTATTAAAGGGCCACGATCAATGTTGTCCTTATTATTGTCAAG AATGTGTCGCCGGGAACGAAACATTCCAATCCTCGCGGCACTGGAACTCTTTTCCGGAGTCCTCGTGCGACATGTACAACTGCAAT GATGGAATTTTAATGCGATCTCAGAAACAATGTCATGTGCCTTGCAACAATCCTTTGCCGCCCTCTGACGGACAGTGCTGCCCTTCTTGTTCgg GTTGCCAGGTGGGAGGTCGAAGTTTCTTCAACGGCCAGAGGTTCCTTGATCCGGCCGATCCCTGCATCGAGTGCTCTTGCGAG CATGGTAACGCTAGGTGCTCGAGGAAGGTCTGCCCGGTGCTGGCATGCGGGGGACGCATGGTACGAACGAAGCCTGGCAACTGCTGCCCCCAGTGTGTAG GCAAACGCTACGTGTTCGATCTTGGAACTGGGGATTGTTGGTTCCAGCGAGATATCCTCCGACATCTCGAAGAAGTCACTCTCGACGTTTGTACACAGTGCACTTGCATG AACGGAACTGTAGTATGCCATCGGCAAACTTGTCCGGAAAAGCTTTCTTGTGCGGAGTCGGAACACATTTATCCGCCTTTTAAATGTTGCCCAATTTGCCACCGTGAAGAGCTGCGGAATTGCACAGACGAAATCGGAGAGCAGAGGAAG CATGGAACTACCTGGAGTCAACCGCGCCAACCTTGTCAGTCCTGTCGATGTCATAATGGAACGACGACGTGTACGGAAATGACGTGTGATGACGTATCAACAAGGTGCGGGAGG GGTCAAGTACTAGAGAACGTTCCTGGGAAATGCTGTAAAACCTGCGTGGACG AGCCCGGTATATGCACTGTGTTCGGCGACCCTCATTACCGGACCTTCGACGGTCGACCATTCAACTTCCAGGGAGATTGCTCGTACATGCTGGCCAAAGATTGCCGGGAACAAAACTTCACTGTGACGGCACAGAACGACGCGAAACGTTCCCGCGCTTTCGCCTGGACCAAgacaatatttcttcatctttaTGCTACTG ATAGTCATTCCGCAATCGACATTTCTCTTCATCAACATTTAATCGCGAAGTTAAACGGTCGCAAGCTGGCGATACCTTACCATGACCAGCACTTGATGATTGTCGTAGATCGAGGTTATCTGCTGGTGTGGACTGGCGATG GATTGTCCTTGAAATGGGACGGGGACAGTTTTCTCGAAATAGGGGCTTCTCCTCGTTACCGGGGCGCCTTGTGCGGACTCTGCGGGAATTTCAACGGGTTTCCTAGGGACGATTTGATCGGTAGCGATGGCAGGTTCAAACGTGACAAGGACAGTTTCGCCGAATCGTGGAGAATCGGGGAAGATCGAGCCAAGTGTTCGAGGCCCAATTATGACGCAAG ACCCGCAGACCCCTGCAGCAGAAGTTTATCCCTGAAGCTGAGGGCTCGTAGGAAATGCTCGGTTTTTAAAAGTCCCAAATTCAGGCCTTGCTACGATGTGGTCGATCCGACAGAATATTACAG GTCCTGTCTCACAGACACGTGCGAATGTCCGAGAGCGCGAAAGTGCGCGTGCGAGGCGATCAAAGCGTACACCGACGCATGTGCGCGCCGAAGCGTAGCAATCACGTGGAAAAGACAACTTTATTGCAAAA AACTTTGTAGAAACGGAAAAGTTTATTCAAGCTGTGGACCAGCGTGTAAGATGACGTGCAA GAATTATCAGAATAAGCGAAGAACCAAGCGGTGCATGCGTCGACCGTGCGTGGCCGGTTGTCACTGTGCAGCTGGTTACGTCATGCACAAAAAGCGCTGCGTGAAGACATCAGCTTGTTCACAGCTGACGACATCACCAAACAAGTTTCACCCAAAGGAAAATCCCTTTACTAGCATTCTTGATCCCTGGTCGTGA
- the LOC143469749 gene encoding BMP-binding endothelial regulator protein-like, giving the protein MRRQSERLSVRKGIVDSMLPKYTLSFWFVLGVTTASLISVVSGQASVITGVPQSCEREGEPAVVPIVRNDPCFTCMCKNKEVQCVQEKCPRRYNCSLLLHDEGACCNKCKSCRYNGATHPATKSWIARGEEGVCLDHICQDGIVTRRPLQCHVTCENAITPPNDECRCPVCKGCFHQDRFIEEDEVITVDSCSICTCKGGYLECRKKTCPVLACDVTEARLDRDGCCLVCTRQKMVFELENGACWFRRSILHDREQLKADKCTTCACRNGTIICDRELCTEPLDCPPTDRITSPDQCCPRCSLNRRRNCATDEGRQIMHGERWTTRSDSCVTCACNDGEVTCLRRQCSADLTCPPGQHLDKAPESCCPTCTLEPGICTVFGDPHYRTFDGRPFNFQGDCSYMLAKDCREQNFTVTVENNAKRSATYSWTNTVHLRLINPGVRDEQVVSLYQHLAVKINGEKVALPYIDRTVLIWSEHHIVKVRTNAGVSLNWDGDSFLEVGASPVYRGTLCGLCGNFNGFARDDFIGGDGVFKFNKEEFANSWKIGAGNKRCSRRAVVTRATEPCAKNIKRKISARKSCQVFKSDSFRSCYDVVDPADYYRSCMTDSCGCPRNRKCSCESVRAYAAACARRGVKVTWDEYQHCQPKCKHGKVFTSCGSPCKTTCRNHHRVRRKKSCQRHCVAGCACPAGYVINNRKCVKATQCPAVIRKKLKRRFGRRNPLQRYLKFERIKRAGKRSQRSRSR; this is encoded by the exons ATGCGGAGACAGAGTGAAAGGTTATCGGTGAGAAAGGGCATTGTGGACTCGATGTTGCCCAAGTATACCCTCAGCTTCTGGTTTGTTTTGGGTGTTACCACCGCCTCGCTTATCAGCGTTGTAAGCGGTCAAGCATCAGTTATAACAG GTGTGCCACAGTCATGTGAGAGGGAAGGCGAACCAGCGGTGGTGCCCATCGTCAGGAATGATCCCTGCTTCACCTGCATGTGTAAG AACAAAGAAGTTCAATGCGTCCAGGAGAAATGCCCAAGACGATACAATTGCAGCTTACTCCTGCACGACGAAGGAGCTTGCTGCAATAAATGCAAAT CCTGCCGCTACAACGGAGCGACGCATCCCGCCACGAAGAGTTGGATTGCCCGGGGTGAAGAGGGAGTTTGCTTAGATCACATTTGCCAG GATGGAATTGTAACGAGAAGGCCTCTTCAGTGTCACGTGACTTGTGAAAACGCGATTACGCCACCAAACGACGAATGTAGATGTCCCGTTTGCAAAG GCTGCTTTCATCAGGATCGGTTTATCGAAGAAGACGAAGTAATCACGGTTGACTCATGCAGTATATGCACGTGCAAG GGGGGATACTTGGAATGCCGGAAAAAGACCTGCCCTGTGTTggcttgtgacgtcacagaagCGAGGCTGGACAGAGACGGCTGTTGTCTGGTCTGCACAC GTCAGAAAATGGTTTTCGAGCTCGAGAACGGGGCCTGCTGGTTTCGCCGAAGCATTTTGCACGACAGAGAGCAGCTTAAAGCCGACAAATGCACGACCTGTGCCTGCCGG AACGGGACAATTATCTGTGACCGGGAGCTCTGTACAGAGCCTCTCGACTGCCCTCCTACGGATAGGATTACATCACCCGACCAGTGTTGTCCAAGATGCAGCTTAAATAGGCGGAGAAATTGCGCAACTGACGAGGGAAGACAAATCATG CATGGCGAGAGATGGACAACGAGAAGTGACTCTTGTGTGACTTGCGCCTGCAATGACGGGGAAGTGACTTGTCTCAGAAGACAATGTTCTGCCGACCTTACGTGTCCGCCG ggTCAGCACCTGGATAAAGCCCCGGAGTCCTGCTGTCCCACATGTACCCTAG AGCCCGGTATATGCACTGTGTTCGGCGACCCTCATTACCGGACATTCGACGGTCGACCATTCAACTTCCAGGGAGACTGCTCGTACATGCTGGCCAAAGATTGCCGGGAACAAAACTTCACTGTGACGGTGGAAAACAACGCAAAAAGATCAGCGACGTATTCTTGGACAAACACTGTTCACCTCAGGTTGATAAATCCAG GCGTCAGAGATGAACAAGTCGTGTCTCTTTATCAGCATCTAGCGGTAAAAATTAACGGAGAAAAAGTCGCTTTGCCCTACATCGACCGCACAGTTTTAATCTGGAGCGAACATCACATCGTAAAAGTGAGAACTAACGCAG GGGTGTCTTTGAACTGGGATGGAGACAGCTTCTTAGAAGTCGGAGCATCGCCGGTTTATCGCGGAACTCTTTGCGGTCTGTGTGGAAACTTCAATGGGTTCGCTCGTGATGACTTTATCGGTGGAGACGGCGTCTTTAAATTCAACAAAGAAGAATTCGCGAATTCCTGGAAAATTGGAGCTGGTAATAAGAGATGTTCTAGAAGAGCTGTTGTAACAAG AGCAACAGAACCATGCGCAAAGAATATCAAGCGAAAAATATCAGCAAGAAAATCGTGCCAAGTTTTTAAATCCGACTCGTTTCGCTCCTGCTACGACGTGGTTGATCCAGCAGATTACTACCG TTCTTGTATGACGGATTCCTGCGGATGTCCGCGCAATCGAAAGTGTTCATGCGAATCTGTCCGCGCCTACGCAGCTGCCTGTGCTCGACGAGGCGTGAAAGTCACGTGGGATGAATACCAGCACTGCCAAC caaaatgcAAGCATGGTAAAGTATTCACCTCATGCGGCTCTCCTTGCAAAACGACCTGCAG AAATCATCATCGCGTTCGAAGAAAGAAGTCTTGTCAACGACACTGCGTGGCAGGTTGCGCATGTCCTGCTGGTTACGTCATCAACAACAGAAAATGCGTCAAAGCGACGCAATGTCCCGCTGTGATTAGAAAGAAACTGAAGAGAAGATTCGGACGTCGCAATCCTCTCCAAAGATATCTTAAGTTTGAACGGATCAAACGAGCCGGGAAAAGATCACAAAGGAGCAGGAGTAGATGA